The genomic region CAAGGAAATCATCAAGCAGATGCGGGCGGTCGACACCTACGGGATGTACGACAAATGGGGCGCGGCGCGGATCGTCGACCCCTACGTCATCACCCCCGAGCGCAAGAGCGAGATCCCGGTGGTGGGCGACCCCGACGAGTTCACCATCGCCCGGGTCAAGGCCTTCTACAACGCCATCGCCAACATGATCGAGAAGGAGTGCGGCCTGATGGCGGTCCCCATGATCAACCTGACCCACGAGGGTTTTGGTCGGGTGGTCATCACCGTCGGCAAGCTGGTGGCGATGGACAAGAACCTGCGCGATGTCCACCGCTTCGGTTTCCCCTCCCTTTCGAAGATGAAGGACGAGGCCGACAAGGTCCTCTCCATCGCCCTGCAACTGATCGGCGATCACAGCAAGGTCGCCGGGCTGTAAAGCCCAGCCTCCCCTGCCGACTGTAGGCGGGGAGGCGCAGCGCGATGTTGGAATTCCGTCTTTGGAGACTTCCCCCTTCACTGACGGAATCGGTCTGGACGCGGGGTGGCCGCCGGGGTTTTCCGGCGGGTGCCCCGGCTGGCGGCCCCGCGTCCGGGCCGTACTTGTGTTCCGGGTCTTTCTGGGGATCGCAACCGCCCTGTGGGGCGGCCCGCCCAGGGAACCCGCAAAGGTTTGGCGCTGCGCCTGATCGAGCCGCCCCTGCTGCTGAGCAGGCGTGGTTATGAGGAATAACGCGATGAACGACGAAGAACTAAAAGCGCTGCAAAAAGAGGTGCGTAAGAAAAAGCGGATCGCCAGCGAGTGGGCCAGCCAGCTCCACGATCTGGTCGAGGATCGCTTGCCCGCCGGATTCGAAGAGATTCCCGGCATTGCCCAGTCGACCTACGACGCCTGCCAGGATTGGGCCGAGGCCAACGCTCGGCTGATCGCGGCGGGCGGCGGCCAGTAAATCGAGCATCCACCCCATCCCACTTGCACGAGGGTTGAACACTATGAGCGACGTGATTACCGGTATTACCCGTGGCGGCAGCGCCTGGACCCCGCAATTCATCAAGGCTGTCGACCCTGAAAACTGCATCGGTTGCGGCCGCTGCTACAAGGTCTGCCCCCGCGACGTCTTCGACCTGGTCGAGAAATCCGAGCTGGTCGAGATGGACGACGACGATTTCGACGATGACGACAACGCCATGGTCATGGCGATTAAAGATGCACTGGACTGCATCGGCTGCCTGGCCTGCTCCAAGGTTTGCCCCAAAGAGTGCCACAGCCACGCCCCGGCGGCGGTTGGGGCCTAAGTCGTGGGTCGTGTGGTCGATGCGGCGGGGGCGTTTGGCAATCTGCCAGCCGGGGTTGCCGACGTGGTGGCCCAGGCCATCGCCCTGCGCGGCACCGAGCCCGACCGCGCCGAAATGCTGATGTGGAAGGCCCAGGCCGCCGATCCCACCAGCCTCGAAATGTACGTGGGGCTGGCCAAGTTCTACCTCCACGCCGGACGCCTCAAACAGTCCCGCATTGCCCTTGATCTGGGCTACGGCGAGGCGTCGCGGCAGGGACGGATTTCGGGCGATTGGCGCGATCTGACCGCAGAGGAGCTGCGTTTGGCTGGGGATGTGGGCCGCAAGGCGCTGCTCTTCATGAAGGGGCGGGCTTTCATTCGCCTTCGCCAAGGTCATGTGGAGGAGTCATGGGCGCTGCTCGACCGCTTGGCCGAGCTCGACCCCGACGATGGGGTGGGGGCCGAGACGATTCGGGCTTTGGCGCGGGCCTGCGGACCTGAAGAGGGGGAGCAGGCCGAGCGGCTTGGCCCGGAAGCAGGGCTACGCCAGGCGAGTTAAGGGTGTGGGGTAGGGGCGCGGGGAAGATCGACTCTGCCTTCGCCGTCGAAAAAACCGGCTACCACGAAACACACGAAACCACACGAAAAGTGCGGCGGAACCTATAAAGGCGTCATCCCGTGACGGCGCAGCCGGACCCGGAATCCAATTTGATCCTCGGGACGCCTTAGTTTTGTGGTTTGCGCGATTTTTGGAGGGACGTGCTCCGTCGTGGCCGCCTTTGAATTTAAGACCGAAAGGCGGACGAGACGCAGCGTTTCCCTCCAGGGGGCCGACGCTTCGTTCGGCCGGTAAACAAAAGCCCGCTACCCAAAGCAAGGCGACCATTGCCGCCCCGAAAAAATGCAATATTTGTTGGAGCGTCGTTTTTCCACCTGTCCTGAGCCTCCCGTTCATCCTGAGCCTGTCGAAGGACGAAGAACCCGGAGGAGCGAGGGGACTGAAAACCAGCAAGAGCGATCCCATGCCCGACACCCATCCCCCCCGCATCATCCTGGCCCACAAGCAATCGACCAGCGGGCGCGTGCGCTTTTTGTTGATGCCCCACACCGGGGTCTGCGGCGACGACCCGCTGCCCGGCGGTGCCGCCCTGCGCGACGAAGACGAGGCGCAGGCGCAGGCGGTGTTGCACCATCCGGCTGCCGTGGCCAAAGAGGCGGCCGAGAAGCTGGGGTTGGTCCCCGGCGACATCGCCCCCGAGGCGGGATTCCACGAGGTGGTCGACACCGCGACCGGGCCGCTGTCGCTCTTTCTCGGCCTCTTCACCGCCATCGACCCCCCCTTCGCCGCCGCCGAGGCGGTCGAGGCCTGTTTCATCCCCCTGACCGAAATCCGGATCCTCCCCCCCATGGAGCAGGAGCTGGCACGACGGGCCTACGTCCACCTGATGGAAGGTTAATAGCAGCCCCATGCCGATCCGCCCCGCCACCCCCGCCAACATCCACGACATGACCGTGCTGCTCGGCCTGCTCTTCGCCATCGAGCAGGACTTCGCCTTCGACCGCGACAAGCACAAACAGGGACTCAAAGCGCTGCTGGATCACCCCGAGCGGGCTCAGGCCTGGGTTGCGGTGTGGGGGGGGAAGGTGGTGGGGATGGTGACGGTGCAGACGGTGATCTCGTCCGCCGAGGGGGGGGAGGCGGGGCGCGTTGAAGATTTGGTGGTCGCACCAGCGCACCGGCGCAAGGGGCTGGCCGCCAAGCTGCTTAACGCCGCTGAGGACTGGTGCCGCAACCGCAACATCGCCCGCATCGAGCTGCTGGCCGACCTCGACAACGCCCCGGCGCTGAATTTTTACCGCCGCAGCGGCTGGCGGCAGACCAATCTTGGGGCGTGGCAGAAGCGGGTTTAGGGGTGGGTAGCTCCAAACTAAGGCACAAAAAAAGCCTCCGATCAGGAGGCTTTTTTTGTGCTCGATGTTTTCATCAATAGGGCGATTTTCTATGAAAAAATCACCCCATTATTTCTTCGAACGACTGGCCGCATCGCAGGCCTTGGTGGCCCATTGAATCAATGTTTCGGCCTCTTCTAATACCTCGGCTGGGGTCTCGTAAAAATTGAGTTTTCGGCTGCCATCTTTGCCGTAGGTGTACTGAACCATCCCTTTTTCGATGAAATCATCGACGTTGCCCGCATCGACCCTCAGCCAGAGCGACCCGTGTTTGATTTTGGCAAATGCGGCCCCGTTTCTCAGCAGCGCCGTCCCTCCGAATTGGTTGCTGGTTTCAAATGTTCCCATGCTGCTGAGTTGATCGAGCACAAAAGCTGTAAACTCTGAATCGACCGACATGTTGGACGCTCCATTAGATGAGAGGGCGTTCGAGCATAGATAATGGCTCGAATGGATTGGGCAGATAGAATCTAGCATCGCGGCGGCGTTCGTGTCGCGGTTCAGATTAGATTGGCGAATCAGATTGACGGGTCAGATCGGGGGCTCCCGCCCGATCCAAAAACGTATCGTTCGAGCCCACCGCCCTAAAGAGGGTAAACCCGATTCGGATCTAGGCGTCGCGGTTGGGGCCGTTTCATCAAAACGGTTTGCATTCCTGAACGATTGGATATCATCAGATGTATTGAAACATCTAGAGGTATCAATAGGAATAACCATGGGCCGAAAAAAGAATTACGACCGCGATGTGTTGATTCAAAAGGCG from Proteobacteria bacterium CG1_02_64_396 harbors:
- a CDS encoding ferredoxin III, nif-specific, which translates into the protein MSDVITGITRGGSAWTPQFIKAVDPENCIGCGRCYKVCPRDVFDLVEKSELVEMDDDDFDDDDNAMVMAIKDALDCIGCLACSKVCPKECHSHAPAAVGA